A window of Streptomyces gilvosporeus contains these coding sequences:
- a CDS encoding polysaccharide deacetylase family protein, translating into MDNQLFPYSPIVERAPLHWPGGARVAFYVGLNVEHYQVDRPSTSTFPGTAGLTPDPLNYGWRDYGPRVGIWRVIESLDRHGLRASVLLNSDVGERYPQIIEAGRARNWVWLAHGKNNSIFQADMSPDEERAYLTDVIDTIEKATGQRPRGWMGPALTETFQTPGLLAELGLSYVLDWTNDDQPYPLDVPGMLSVPYSVELNDIGLFVSKGLTGPDFVQIVKDQLDQLHEDAADSGRVMSLALHPFVIGQAFRRRYLDQALEYVVNHPGVWSTTSDEIAAHYARAGVAAGERTGFSL; encoded by the coding sequence ATGGACAACCAACTCTTCCCCTACAGCCCCATCGTCGAGCGGGCGCCGCTCCACTGGCCAGGCGGCGCCCGGGTCGCCTTCTACGTAGGGCTGAACGTCGAGCACTACCAGGTCGACCGGCCCTCGACCAGCACGTTTCCCGGTACCGCCGGGCTGACCCCGGACCCGTTGAACTACGGCTGGCGCGACTACGGCCCCAGGGTGGGCATCTGGCGGGTGATCGAGAGCCTCGACCGGCACGGGCTGCGCGCCAGCGTGCTCCTCAACTCCGATGTCGGCGAGCGCTATCCGCAGATCATCGAGGCGGGGCGCGCCCGGAACTGGGTGTGGCTCGCCCACGGCAAGAACAATTCGATCTTCCAGGCCGATATGTCCCCCGACGAGGAACGCGCCTATCTGACGGACGTGATCGACACCATCGAGAAGGCCACCGGACAGCGGCCGCGCGGCTGGATGGGGCCGGCGCTCACCGAGACCTTCCAGACCCCGGGCCTGCTCGCCGAACTCGGCCTGAGCTACGTACTGGACTGGACCAACGACGACCAGCCGTACCCTCTTGATGTGCCGGGCATGCTGAGCGTGCCGTACTCCGTCGAACTCAACGACATCGGCCTGTTCGTCAGCAAGGGCCTCACCGGTCCGGACTTCGTGCAGATCGTCAAGGACCAGCTGGATCAGCTGCACGAGGATGCGGCGGACAGCGGCCGGGTGATGTCGCTGGCCCTGCATCCGTTCGTCATCGGCCAGGCGTTCCGGCGCAGGTATCTGGACCAGGCGCTCGAATACGTGGTGAACCACCCCGGGGTGTGGTCGACGACCAGCGACGAGATCGCCGCCCACTATGCGCGGGCCGGGGTGGCGGCGGGGGAGCGGACGGGCTTTTCCCTTTGA
- a CDS encoding CchlQ, translating to MDWATLVATVSGGLVAISGTVLADHLRHRHDSDRSVETRRRAVYIEFITAAGVCHTRLRRIAQAPQAETDLDAATRAALNDAELYEVRERLFIDATTAVAGAGQAMFERLGALRRAVAAGAAQHSRAFHDAYHPYLAAVWAYRVAVRKELEGLPLSPGDFGWEEWDSRDRCALCAEADAGEGAGAGAGD from the coding sequence ATGGACTGGGCAACACTCGTGGCGACGGTGAGCGGTGGTCTCGTGGCCATCTCCGGGACCGTTCTGGCCGACCATCTGCGCCATCGCCATGACAGCGACCGCAGCGTGGAGACCCGGCGGCGTGCGGTGTACATCGAATTCATCACGGCCGCCGGGGTGTGCCATACGCGGCTGCGCCGGATAGCCCAGGCCCCGCAGGCCGAAACCGATCTCGACGCGGCCACCCGCGCCGCGCTGAACGATGCCGAGCTCTACGAGGTGCGCGAAAGGCTCTTCATCGATGCGACCACCGCGGTCGCCGGCGCCGGACAGGCGATGTTCGAACGGCTCGGTGCCCTCCGGCGTGCCGTCGCGGCGGGGGCGGCGCAGCACTCGCGGGCCTTCCACGACGCCTATCACCCCTATCTCGCGGCCGTCTGGGCCTATCGCGTGGCGGTGCGCAAGGAGTTGGAGGGGCTGCCCCTGTCGCCCGGGGATTTCGGGTGGGAGGAGTGGGACAGCAGGGACCGATGCGCGCTGTGCGCAGAGGCGGACGCGGGGGAGGGGGCCGGGGCCGGGGCCGGGGACTGA